In the genome of Massilibacillus massiliensis, one region contains:
- the cbiD gene encoding cobalt-precorrin-5B (C(1))-methyltransferase CbiD: MKKELRCGFTTGACAAAGAKAAVMAYLNKTMCKEIEIYSPQGEQIIVPIKNIVKTVNGGIATVTKDAGDDPDITDGIDIIVEVKVCMNDASIKIRGAEGIGIVTKPGLSIPVGQSAINLGPQKMIRAALSPLLEQKGCEVIISVPDGEKLAKRTLNSTLGVEGGLSIIGTSGIVRPMSEEAFKNSLAPQISVAKALGYQNLVLVPGKIGQEIAIHRYGFPKEAVIQTSNFIGHMLECAVQEKIKNVILLGHLGKLVKVAAGIFHTHNRIADARLETLAAYAGAMGAPQNAIKEILNCTTTEAAMPIITQYHVEKVYELLAARASERAKRYVFNDLNIGTVIVTLKGDLLGMDESAKSIGGTMEWNIK, from the coding sequence ATGAAAAAAGAATTACGATGTGGTTTTACTACTGGTGCATGTGCAGCTGCCGGTGCAAAGGCAGCAGTAATGGCATATTTAAATAAAACAATGTGTAAAGAGATAGAGATCTATTCACCGCAGGGAGAACAAATTATCGTACCTATAAAAAATATAGTGAAAACCGTGAATGGCGGAATCGCGACTGTAACAAAAGACGCAGGTGACGATCCTGATATTACGGATGGAATTGATATCATTGTAGAAGTTAAAGTATGTATGAATGATGCTTCTATTAAAATAAGAGGTGCAGAAGGAATTGGAATCGTGACCAAACCTGGACTTTCGATTCCTGTTGGTCAATCAGCAATTAACTTAGGCCCGCAAAAAATGATCCGAGCTGCACTTTCCCCTTTGTTAGAACAAAAGGGGTGTGAAGTTATTATTTCAGTTCCCGATGGTGAAAAGTTAGCAAAAAGAACTTTGAATTCCACTTTAGGAGTCGAAGGGGGTTTATCAATTATCGGAACTTCCGGTATTGTTAGACCTATGTCGGAGGAAGCATTTAAAAATTCATTAGCACCACAAATCAGTGTAGCAAAAGCATTAGGATATCAAAATTTAGTTTTAGTTCCCGGAAAAATTGGACAAGAAATTGCAATTCATCGGTACGGATTTCCAAAAGAAGCCGTGATTCAAACTAGCAACTTTATTGGTCATATGCTTGAATGTGCTGTACAAGAAAAAATTAAAAATGTTATTTTATTAGGTCATCTTGGAAAATTGGTTAAAGTTGCTGCGGGAATTTTTCATACACATAATCGAATTGCTGATGCAAGATTGGAAACGCTTGCAGCTTATGCAGGTGCTATGGGAGCACCACAAAATGCGATTAAAGAAATCTTAAACTGCACTACGACAGAAGCTGCTATGCCAATTATTACGCAGTATCACGTAGAAAAAGTGTATGAATTACTTGCAGCTCGTGCGAGTGAGAGAGCAAAACGCTATGTATTTAATGATTTGAATATCGGTACTGTCATTGTTACGCTAAAAGGTGATTTATTAGGGATGGATGAATCAGCTAAATCCATAGGAGGTACTATGGAATGGAACATAAAATAA
- the cbiE gene encoding precorrin-6y C5,15-methyltransferase (decarboxylating) subunit CbiE, with translation MEHKIIVVGIGPGSKDYILPIAQNFIHHAKVLLGSKRALDTFANSSCLQHRITGDIPSTMSFIQENLQHHDIIVMVSGDPGYYSLLAALRENFKINQLQVIPGISSMQLAFARLSLPWQEATLISLHGRKPYQADLQYKSKKVLGILTDTVYTSTAISRLLLENNWPNETTLYICSRLSYANEEIIETTIQNAAKLKVFTHCIMVVVA, from the coding sequence ATGGAACATAAAATAATTGTTGTGGGAATCGGCCCTGGTTCGAAAGACTATATTTTACCAATCGCTCAAAATTTTATTCACCACGCGAAAGTATTGCTTGGCAGTAAACGCGCACTTGATACATTCGCAAATTCGTCTTGCTTACAGCATAGAATCACTGGAGATATTCCTTCCACAATGTCTTTTATCCAAGAAAACTTACAACATCATGATATTATTGTTATGGTTTCCGGCGATCCTGGATATTACAGTCTCTTAGCTGCACTTCGTGAAAACTTTAAAATAAATCAGTTGCAGGTGATACCAGGCATCAGTTCTATGCAATTGGCTTTTGCTAGACTTTCTTTACCTTGGCAAGAAGCTACATTAATAAGTCTGCATGGCAGAAAACCATATCAAGCAGACTTACAATACAAGTCGAAGAAAGTTCTAGGAATTTTAACGGATACGGTATATACATCTACAGCAATTTCTAGGTTATTATTAGAAAATAATTGGCCAAATGAAACGACACTATATATATGTAGTCGACTTTCATATGCCAATGAAGAAATCATCGAAACAACAATACAAAATGCAGCGAAATTGAAAGTATTTACGCATTGCATCATGGTGGTGGTAGCATGA
- the cbiT gene encoding precorrin-6Y C5,15-methyltransferase (decarboxylating) subunit CbiT yields the protein MKHFIGIKDEEFIRGHVPMTKEEIRILTLTKAKIQEHDVVIDIGAGTGSLSIESALLAPKGSVYAIEKNDEGVHLIKQNIKKFHLNNVHVIEGKAPEALKSLPKSDIIFVGGSGSKLTEIMEKVDLLLKPNGRCIINCVTIETLYTTLKIMQSKSNYTVEAFTAQITRFNRIGQYNMADALNPISIITCIKL from the coding sequence ATGAAACATTTTATTGGAATCAAAGATGAAGAATTTATACGCGGGCATGTTCCGATGACCAAAGAAGAAATTCGGATTTTAACCTTGACAAAAGCTAAAATTCAAGAGCATGACGTTGTTATTGATATTGGAGCGGGAACGGGTTCTTTATCGATTGAATCGGCATTACTTGCACCAAAAGGCTCTGTTTATGCAATAGAAAAGAATGATGAAGGCGTTCATCTGATCAAACAAAACATAAAAAAATTTCACTTGAATAATGTGCATGTAATTGAAGGAAAAGCACCAGAAGCTTTAAAAAGTTTGCCGAAGAGTGATATTATCTTTGTCGGTGGAAGTGGTTCTAAACTGACTGAAATTATGGAAAAAGTGGACTTGCTCTTGAAGCCAAATGGCCGATGTATCATCAACTGTGTTACAATTGAAACATTGTATACTACATTGAAAATCATGCAAAGTAAATCCAATTACACGGTAGAAGCATTTACTGCCCAAATCACTAGATTCAATAGAATTGGACAATATAATATGGCAGATGCATTGAATCCAATTAGTATTATTACTTGTATTAAATTATAA
- the cobM gene encoding precorrin-4 C(11)-methyltransferase, giving the protein MQVFIVGAGPGDPELITVKGQRLLSEADVVIYAGSLVNPALLSLVKQGARIYNSASMTLDEVIEVIDKSVKAEEKVVRLHTGDPSIYGAIQEQMDQLTKRNIDYQVVPGVSSFLAVAAALKQEYTLPEISQTVIITRNEGRTPVPEKEKLANLASHNATMCIFLSVHMLEEVVNELIAGGYATDTPIAIVHKASWPEEKIIRATLETIVAKIKTTEISRTAMIVVGKCLDTEYALSRLYAPEFGHMYRDAKCD; this is encoded by the coding sequence ATGCAAGTTTTTATTGTTGGTGCAGGACCTGGAGATCCTGAACTAATCACAGTAAAGGGACAAAGATTACTAAGCGAGGCTGATGTAGTCATTTATGCAGGTTCCTTAGTAAATCCGGCATTATTATCTTTAGTAAAACAGGGTGCAAGAATATATAACAGTGCTTCAATGACCTTAGATGAAGTCATTGAAGTCATCGATAAAAGTGTCAAAGCAGAAGAAAAAGTAGTGCGGCTACATACTGGTGATCCTAGTATTTATGGTGCGATTCAGGAGCAAATGGATCAATTAACGAAACGAAATATAGACTATCAAGTTGTTCCTGGTGTAAGTTCATTTTTAGCAGTTGCCGCTGCACTAAAACAAGAGTATACACTCCCAGAAATATCGCAAACGGTAATTATTACACGAAACGAAGGAAGGACACCTGTTCCTGAAAAAGAAAAATTGGCGAATTTAGCATCACACAATGCTACAATGTGTATTTTTTTAAGTGTACATATGCTAGAAGAAGTAGTAAACGAGCTGATTGCTGGTGGATATGCTACAGATACGCCAATTGCGATTGTTCACAAGGCATCCTGGCCAGAAGAAAAAATTATCCGTGCAACTTTAGAAACTATTGTAGCAAAAATAAAAACTACGGAAATTAGTCGTACTGCAATGATCGTGGTAGGGAAGTGTTTAGACACGGAATATGCGCTTTCTAGATTGTACGCTCCGGAATTTGGGCATATGTATCGTGATGCGAAATGCGATTAG
- a CDS encoding cobalt-precorrin 5A hydrolase → MRLAIIAVTERGANLAHTIKQYFPADIFVKAGRNPLKTAKEYDSLRHLISEIFQKYEAFIFIMATGIVVRVIAPLIISKTVDPAVLVLNETGEHVISLLSGHIGGANDLTHLVAEKINAVPVITTATDVNKKIAADSLAKKLNLMIEPFDQLKYINAEIAQGEKFEVFLDPALKNLNYYKNELQKLCITFQQKELHKRLEELDHVALIITNQTLNLKQNQILLKPRKLSVGIGCRKNTSKKEILEAIHIACSMIHVPIEDITNMASTIVKNQETGLLETAKELAVPIIFYENSQLQEVIDQYRLDISKFVNEQIGVGNVCEAAALLISQSKKMILNKTRFKKVTVAIAWAK, encoded by the coding sequence ATGCGATTAGCAATCATAGCAGTTACGGAGCGTGGTGCAAATCTAGCGCACACAATTAAACAATATTTTCCCGCCGATATATTTGTTAAAGCTGGACGAAATCCTTTAAAGACTGCAAAAGAATATGATTCCTTACGTCATCTAATATCTGAAATTTTTCAAAAATATGAAGCTTTCATTTTTATTATGGCGACAGGAATCGTTGTTCGGGTCATTGCACCTTTGATTATAAGTAAAACCGTAGATCCTGCAGTCCTTGTACTCAATGAAACAGGAGAACATGTGATTAGCTTGTTATCTGGACACATTGGCGGCGCAAATGATCTTACACATTTAGTTGCAGAAAAAATTAATGCTGTACCTGTTATTACAACTGCTACGGATGTAAATAAAAAAATTGCAGCAGATAGCCTTGCAAAGAAATTGAATTTAATGATAGAACCATTTGATCAATTAAAGTATATAAATGCAGAAATCGCACAAGGTGAAAAATTTGAAGTTTTTTTAGATCCTGCTTTAAAGAATCTAAATTATTATAAAAATGAATTACAAAAATTATGTATTACGTTTCAGCAAAAAGAATTACATAAAAGATTAGAAGAATTAGATCATGTAGCACTTATCATAACGAATCAAACATTAAATCTAAAACAAAATCAAATTCTATTAAAGCCACGAAAGTTATCTGTTGGAATCGGCTGCCGAAAGAACACAAGCAAAAAAGAAATTCTGGAAGCAATTCATATTGCTTGTTCAATGATCCATGTTCCAATCGAGGATATTACAAATATGGCAAGTACAATCGTTAAAAATCAGGAAACTGGTTTATTAGAAACAGCAAAAGAATTAGCTGTGCCAATCATATTTTATGAAAATAGTCAATTACAGGAAGTCATTGATCAATATAGACTGGATATTTCAAAATTTGTAAATGAACAGATCGGAGTTGGAAATGTATGCGAAGCAGCAGCATTGTTAATCAGTCAATCGAAAAAAATGATATTAAACAAAACAAGATTCAAGAAAGTTACAGTAGCAATTGCCTGGGCGAAATAA
- the cobJ gene encoding precorrin-3B C(17)-methyltransferase, with amino-acid sequence MTPRALASIENANIIVGYNTYIQLITGLLENKKVIGTAMMQEIARCKLAVEHAMQGEKVAVISSGDAGVYGMAGLILELVTKYEKTIRPNVKIVPGVSAVNAAAAILGAPLMHDFAVISLSDLLTPWELIKKRAAYAAQGDFVIAIYNPKSAKRVTQIEEIREILLQYKEPTTPVGIVHSATRENERMVLSTLADFTKEHIDMFSLIIIGNSKTYAIDNHMITPRGYQV; translated from the coding sequence ATGACGCCACGGGCTTTAGCGAGTATTGAAAATGCCAATATTATTGTTGGTTACAATACATATATTCAATTAATCACGGGGCTACTCGAAAATAAAAAAGTTATTGGAACAGCAATGATGCAGGAAATTGCACGTTGTAAATTAGCAGTTGAACATGCAATGCAGGGCGAAAAAGTAGCCGTTATTTCTAGTGGTGACGCCGGAGTATATGGGATGGCTGGACTTATTTTAGAACTGGTAACTAAATATGAGAAAACAATACGTCCTAACGTAAAAATTGTTCCTGGAGTTAGTGCGGTTAATGCCGCAGCAGCTATTTTAGGCGCTCCTTTAATGCATGATTTTGCAGTAATTAGTTTAAGTGATTTATTAACACCATGGGAATTAATAAAAAAACGTGCTGCTTACGCAGCACAAGGCGATTTCGTCATTGCCATATACAACCCTAAAAGTGCAAAAAGAGTAACACAAATTGAAGAAATTCGTGAAATATTATTACAATATAAAGAACCTACAACGCCTGTTGGAATCGTTCATAGCGCAACAAGAGAAAATGAAAGGATGGTATTATCAACTTTAGCTGATTTTACAAAGGAACATATTGATATGTTCTCTTTAATTATTATTGGAAACAGTAAAACTTATGCTATAGATAATCATATGATTACACCTAGAGGATATCAAGTATGA
- a CDS encoding cobalt-precorrin-6A reductase, with the protein MILVLAGTQDGRELVDQLLHAGHSVMASVISEYGKNLLPSENLLVNQHPLDSLELERLVKKKQIDTIVDASHPYAVNVSKTAMQVCDTLAIDYIRYERTSVILPDYDKIFLAKNYQTAIEIASTFTGNIFLTTGSRMLHLFTNAPELKKHTIIARVLPEAKIIEECNNLGFSPKNLIAIQGPFSHELNMELYKKYNAGVIISKNSGSVGGTDTKLTAAMALNLPIIVIDRPNIEYKMLATTFDDILSFVKTKH; encoded by the coding sequence ATGATTTTAGTATTAGCGGGCACACAAGATGGTAGGGAACTCGTTGATCAATTACTTCATGCTGGTCATTCGGTCATGGCTTCTGTAATTAGTGAGTATGGCAAGAATTTGCTACCTTCCGAAAATCTGCTTGTAAATCAACATCCATTGGATTCACTGGAGCTAGAACGCCTTGTCAAGAAAAAGCAAATAGATACAATCGTTGATGCAAGTCATCCCTATGCAGTTAATGTATCGAAAACTGCCATGCAAGTTTGTGATACATTGGCAATCGATTATATTCGTTATGAGCGAACAAGCGTTATTTTACCTGATTATGATAAGATATTTTTAGCTAAAAACTATCAGACCGCTATTGAAATCGCCAGTACGTTTACCGGGAACATTTTTCTTACAACCGGCAGCAGAATGCTTCATCTATTTACGAATGCACCTGAACTAAAAAAACATACAATAATTGCAAGAGTATTACCAGAAGCTAAAATTATTGAAGAATGTAATAATTTGGGCTTTTCGCCGAAAAATTTAATTGCGATACAAGGGCCTTTTTCTCACGAATTAAATATGGAATTATATAAAAAATATAATGCAGGTGTCATCATCAGCAAAAATAGCGGCAGTGTCGGTGGTACAGACACGAAACTCACCGCTGCGATGGCATTGAATCTACCCATTATTGTAATTGATAGACCTAACATAGAATATAAAATGTTAGCGACAACTTTTGATGATATTTTATCTTTCGTAAAAACAAAACATTAA
- a CDS encoding precorrin-8X methylmutase codes for MNFITKPDQIEERSMEIIAPHLKEFNLTAEEIKVYSRIIHASGDPEYAPIIKIHSEAISTAKKAIQNGCNIYSDVEMVRTGINKKRLTIYGGSVECQIADARVAEIAKENGITRSMAAMRQFGDKLDGSIVAIGNAPTALFELLNIMKETTIRPALIIGVPVGFVGASESKEHLIHTSPVPYITVRGNKGGSPIAAAITNAILYML; via the coding sequence ATGAATTTTATTACAAAACCAGATCAAATTGAAGAACGAAGTATGGAAATTATCGCTCCCCATTTAAAAGAGTTTAATCTAACAGCCGAAGAAATAAAAGTTTATTCACGTATTATTCATGCTTCTGGAGATCCAGAATATGCACCGATTATAAAAATTCATTCAGAAGCAATCAGCACGGCAAAAAAAGCTATCCAAAATGGCTGTAATATATATAGTGATGTTGAAATGGTACGTACTGGTATTAATAAAAAACGTTTAACTATTTATGGCGGTAGTGTAGAATGCCAAATCGCCGACGCAAGAGTAGCTGAAATCGCTAAAGAAAATGGAATTACAAGATCCATGGCTGCCATGCGACAATTTGGCGATAAACTAGATGGTTCCATCGTTGCAATAGGTAATGCACCGACTGCTTTATTTGAACTTCTAAATATCATGAAAGAAACAACAATTCGCCCAGCTTTAATTATTGGAGTTCCGGTAGGCTTCGTTGGTGCTAGTGAATCAAAAGAACATTTAATTCATACTTCACCTGTACCATATATTACAGTGCGAGGAAATAAAGGCGGTAGTCCTATTGCAGCTGCAATAACAAATGCTATTTTATATATGCTATAA
- a CDS encoding cobyrinate a,c-diamide synthase, whose amino-acid sequence MTEKNIPRIVIAATNSGAGKTTIVTGILAAMKSKGYNVQSYKIGPDYIDPGYHQLASEKPGHNLDTWLVPATKINEIFTRTAESSDIAIIEGVMGLYDGGRKEISSTATIAKLLKAPIILVIDAKSMGESAAAIALGFKMFDPKIDFAGVIINRLGSQTHKKIICDAMAKINIPVLGCIFRENQMTLPQRHLGLTPVTENQAGESISVIRDAVLQHCDIDSLYRTAKAAPPIPSSSVKKVLKQTNSKIKIGVAHDEAFSFYYPESLDVLEELGAEIVFFSPLHDQKIPDIQGLIFGGGFPEMFAKELSENQSMQKSIYGLAEKGLPIYAECGGLMYLTKSLKDFSENVFNMVGLIPATCQMHDKLQTVGYIEAEALNDSILCPQGTTIHGHEFHFSSMSIDENLEKIFPWAFKFTKLRTGKMYYGGYATDNILASYLHLHFAGNINLAKQLIEKCYNYIQK is encoded by the coding sequence ATGACTGAAAAAAATATACCGCGAATCGTAATTGCTGCAACCAATAGCGGCGCAGGAAAAACCACCATTGTTACTGGAATCCTAGCAGCTATGAAAAGTAAAGGATATAATGTTCAGTCCTATAAAATCGGTCCAGATTATATTGATCCTGGTTATCATCAATTGGCCAGTGAAAAACCTGGACATAATCTTGATACATGGTTAGTGCCAGCAACAAAAATCAATGAAATTTTTACTAGAACTGCTGAAAGTTCAGACATTGCAATTATTGAAGGTGTAATGGGACTATATGATGGCGGAAGAAAAGAAATTAGCAGTACTGCTACAATAGCAAAACTATTGAAAGCGCCTATTATTTTGGTCATTGATGCTAAATCCATGGGTGAAAGTGCAGCTGCCATTGCTCTTGGGTTTAAAATGTTTGACCCTAAAATTGATTTTGCTGGCGTTATTATAAATCGTCTAGGGTCTCAAACACATAAAAAAATTATCTGCGATGCAATGGCAAAAATCAATATTCCCGTGCTAGGATGCATTTTTCGAGAAAATCAAATGACTTTACCACAGCGACATTTAGGATTAACTCCAGTCACAGAGAATCAAGCAGGAGAAAGTATTTCCGTCATAAGAGATGCAGTATTACAACACTGTGACATAGATTCACTTTATCGTACAGCAAAAGCTGCTCCGCCAATCCCATCTTCGTCTGTCAAAAAGGTCTTAAAACAAACAAATTCAAAAATAAAAATTGGTGTGGCACATGATGAGGCTTTTTCTTTTTATTATCCAGAAAGTTTGGACGTGTTAGAAGAATTAGGTGCTGAGATTGTATTTTTTAGTCCTTTACATGATCAAAAGATTCCTGACATCCAAGGTTTAATCTTTGGTGGCGGCTTTCCTGAAATGTTTGCAAAAGAGTTAAGTGAAAATCAATCTATGCAAAAATCGATCTATGGGCTAGCTGAAAAAGGATTGCCTATTTATGCTGAATGTGGAGGTTTGATGTACCTGACAAAATCATTAAAAGATTTCTCAGAAAATGTTTTTAATATGGTTGGTTTGATCCCAGCAACTTGTCAAATGCATGATAAGCTGCAAACTGTTGGTTATATTGAAGCAGAGGCTTTAAATGATAGTATTTTATGCCCGCAAGGAACTACTATACATGGGCATGAATTTCATTTTTCATCCATGTCTATAGATGAAAACCTAGAAAAAATATTTCCTTGGGCTTTTAAATTTACAAAATTAAGAACCGGTAAAATGTATTATGGCGGATATGCAACAGATAATATTCTGGCTTCTTATCTGCATCTACACTTTGCTGGTAATATAAATTTAGCAAAACAGTTGATCGAAAAATGCTATAATTATATTCAAAAATAG
- the cobU gene encoding bifunctional adenosylcobinamide kinase/adenosylcobinamide-phosphate guanylyltransferase, producing the protein MAGKIILITGGARSGKSRFAEQYATKNGFKIAYIATAQIYDDEMKLRVALHKDRRPAEWKTYEAPYEAEKIIIEAAKEHDTILFDCLTLYTSNMLFARDVPKDVKKRYTYVKEKFELLLNAAKTSNCQIIFVTNEVGMSIVPENALAREYRDLAGCMNQIIAASADRVYMVISGIAVDIKKLSAELEE; encoded by the coding sequence ATGGCAGGCAAAATTATTTTAATTACGGGTGGAGCACGAAGCGGAAAGAGTCGTTTTGCAGAACAATATGCGACGAAAAATGGATTTAAAATTGCTTATATTGCCACAGCGCAAATCTATGATGATGAAATGAAACTGCGTGTTGCATTACACAAAGACCGCAGACCCGCTGAATGGAAAACTTATGAAGCACCTTATGAAGCAGAAAAAATAATTATTGAAGCTGCTAAAGAGCATGATACAATATTATTTGATTGTTTAACACTTTATACAAGTAATATGCTGTTTGCTAGAGACGTACCGAAGGACGTAAAAAAACGTTATACGTATGTAAAAGAAAAGTTTGAATTACTTTTAAATGCTGCAAAAACAAGTAATTGTCAGATTATTTTTGTTACAAATGAAGTTGGCATGAGTATTGTGCCTGAAAATGCTTTAGCTAGAGAATACCGTGATTTAGCAGGATGTATGAATCAAATTATAGCGGCTAGTGCCGATAGAGTTTATATGGTGATAAGTGGAATTGCTGTTGACATAAAAAAATTATCCGCGGAATTGGAGGAATAA
- a CDS encoding cobyric acid synthase gives MPRYVMLQGTSSHVGKSILTTALCRIFLQDGKNVVPFKAQNMALNSYVTSSGEEIGRAQVVQAEAAGLEPIVEMNPVLLKPTGNACSQVILMGKPVGNMSAKEYHTGYSLKALSAVKQSLEKLKGIFDVIVIEGAGSPAEVNLKANDIVNMRIAKLTNAPVLLVADIDRGGALAAVVGTLELLEQDERDLVRGIIINKFRGDLNLLKPALDFLEEKTGKPVLGVIPYLEQLGIEDEDSVSLDDKRQVSKDAALTVAVIRTPKISNFTDFDSLANETDVNLKYIQLGETIGNPDLIILPGSKNTTEDLLYLRENGYEEEIKNLVNQGIPIIGICGGYQMLGKTILDPAHTESNREVIAGLNLLDIKTTFISEKLTSQVTANYIGTKFLDSEFTANDLHGYEIHMGRTEFITNKVQNAFVITNRSQQRVESLDGVISENGLVMGTYIHGIFDNDDFRRSILNALRCRKGLSPLNHTINTAAEKQANYNRLANTVRNHLNMELLYKIMES, from the coding sequence ATGCCTAGATATGTAATGTTGCAGGGTACAAGTTCACATGTGGGGAAAAGTATTTTGACAACAGCGCTTTGTCGAATTTTTCTTCAAGATGGAAAAAATGTAGTTCCTTTTAAAGCGCAAAATATGGCTTTAAATTCTTATGTTACTAGCTCCGGCGAAGAAATTGGGCGTGCACAAGTTGTGCAAGCAGAAGCTGCTGGGTTAGAACCTATCGTCGAAATGAATCCAGTTTTATTGAAACCAACTGGGAACGCTTGCTCCCAAGTCATATTAATGGGAAAACCCGTTGGCAATATGTCAGCAAAAGAATATCATACCGGTTATTCTTTAAAAGCATTAAGTGCAGTTAAACAGAGTTTAGAAAAGCTTAAAGGCATTTTTGATGTAATTGTAATAGAAGGTGCTGGAAGCCCTGCTGAAGTAAATCTAAAAGCAAATGATATTGTGAATATGAGAATTGCCAAACTAACAAATGCTCCGGTCTTGTTAGTCGCTGACATTGATCGTGGCGGAGCTCTCGCTGCGGTTGTCGGTACATTAGAATTACTCGAGCAGGATGAACGCGATTTAGTTAGGGGCATCATTATCAATAAATTTCGTGGAGATCTCAATCTATTAAAACCAGCACTAGATTTTTTAGAAGAAAAAACAGGAAAACCAGTACTCGGCGTAATTCCATATTTAGAGCAACTTGGCATTGAGGATGAAGATTCTGTATCATTAGACGATAAAAGACAAGTATCCAAAGACGCTGCATTAACAGTTGCAGTCATAAGAACACCCAAAATTTCAAATTTTACCGATTTCGATAGTTTAGCAAACGAGACTGACGTGAATCTTAAGTACATTCAATTAGGTGAAACTATTGGCAATCCAGATTTGATTATATTGCCTGGAAGTAAGAATACAACTGAAGATCTACTGTATTTACGTGAGAATGGATATGAAGAAGAAATTAAAAATCTTGTAAATCAAGGAATCCCCATCATTGGAATTTGTGGTGGATATCAAATGCTGGGGAAGACCATTCTCGATCCAGCACATACTGAATCAAATCGTGAAGTTATCGCGGGATTAAATCTCTTAGATATAAAAACAACATTTATTTCTGAAAAATTAACCAGTCAAGTAACTGCCAATTACATAGGAACCAAATTTTTAGACTCTGAATTTACCGCAAATGATTTACATGGTTATGAAATTCATATGGGAAGAACTGAATTTATTACAAATAAAGTGCAGAATGCATTTGTTATTACAAATCGCTCTCAGCAAAGAGTGGAGAGTTTAGATGGAGTAATTAGTGAAAATGGGTTAGTCATGGGAACATACATTCATGGCATTTTTGACAATGACGATTTTCGACGCTCCATATTAAATGCACTTAGGTGCAGAAAAGGGCTGTCACCTTTAAATCATACAATCAATACTGCGGCAGAGAAACAAGCAAATTATAATCGTCTAGCGAATACAGTCAGAAATCATTTAAACATGGAACTATTATATAAAATAATGGAATCATAA